One segment of Mus caroli chromosome 6, CAROLI_EIJ_v1.1, whole genome shotgun sequence DNA contains the following:
- the LOC110296324 gene encoding killer cell lectin-like receptor 2, with product MSEQEVTYTTLRFHKSSGLQSPVRPEETQGPRDAGHRECSVPWKFIVIVLGILCFLLLVTVAVLVIHIFRDAQEKHEQEKTLNNLRQEYQVMKNDSSLMEEMLRNKSSECKALNDSLHSLNREPNRCLRKTKIVLDCSQNKGKQVEGFCCGKKCYYFITDNKKWDGCKQICQGCNLSLLKTNDEDELKFLKPQLQGNTYWIELTHDKSKEESQQTEDRPSKPDSAARNSVRNIKKCVYISSFSTQEEDCARTHGCICEKRLNRFPIPGSCAKGRAQSALQRDEDESEEMFSQQT from the exons ATGAGTGAGCAGGAGGTCACTTacacaactctgagattccataaGTCTTCAGGGTTGCAGAGCCCAGTGAGGCCTGAGGAGACTCAAGGGCCCAGAGATGCGGGCCACAGAG AGTGTTCAGTCCCCTGGAAGTTCATTGTGATAGTTCTTGGAATCCTCTGTTTCCTTCTGCTGGTAACTGTGGCAGTGTTGGTGATACACA TTTTCCGGGATGCACAAGAGAAACATGAACAGGAGAAAACTCTAAATAACCTCCGTCAAGAGTACCAGGTCATGAAAAATGACAGCTCCTTAATGGAAGAAATGTTAAGAAATAAGTCTTCAGAGTGTAAGGCCCTCAATGATAGTCTGCACTCCCTCAACAGAGAACCGAACAGATGCCTCAGGAAAACCAAGATTGTTTTAGATTGCTCACAGAACAAAG GCAAACAAGTGGAAGGATTCTGCTGTGGCAAGAAATGTTATTATTTCATCACGGACAATAAAAAATGGGATGGATGTAAACAGATCTGCCAGGGGTGCAACTTATCTCTTTTGAAGACAAATGATGAGGATGAATTG AAGTTCCTTAAACCCCAACTTCAAGGAAACACATACTGGATTGAACTGACACATGATAAAAGCAAAGAGGAATCGCAACAGACTGAAGATAGACCATCTAAACC tGATTCAGCAGCAAGGAATTCAGTACGTAACATAAaaaagtgtgtatatataagttCTTTTTCTACACAAGAGGAAGACTGTGCTAGAACTCATGGTTGTATTTGTGAAAAGAGATTGAATAGATTCCCTATTCCAGGGAGCTGTGCCAAGGGAAG AGCTCAATCTGCTCTGCAGAGGGATGAAGATGAAAGTGAAGAAATGTTTTCACAACAGACTTAA